A window of the Haloarcula litorea genome harbors these coding sequences:
- the glyS gene encoding glycine--tRNA ligase codes for MSEGERLTELAKRRGFYFPAAEAYGGAAGFWTYGPQGAALKDNVEEAWRDRFVVREGHQEISAPDVMPEPVFEASGHLDTFDDMIIECGECGATHRADHVVEDNTDVEEAESLPNEEVMEIIAEHDVGCPSCGASLAGEPVDNFNLMFETNIGPGTSSPGYLRPETAQGIFVEFPQLSEYARNQLPFGVAQIGKAYRNEISPRKSLVRVREFTQAELEHFVDPEDDEPPLAEVADVTLPLYSGEAQQADGEGVRHLTVREAVDEGVVASDWVAYYLGVAKGWYERIGVDMDRFRFRQHLPGELSHYASDCWDAESEVDGDWIEVTGFAYRGSYDLDKHAAHSGEDYTVFKQYDEPVTVERPTVDPDMSYLGPEFGGAAGDVADALEALAEREPGAFDANEVTVEVDGEPYTVPVEQTNFAVEEVTESGEHVRPHVVEPSFGVGRLVYTVLAHAYTVDEVDGEERTYLDLPPEQAPTTVGVFPLMDKDGLDDYAREIAEALRTAGHAVTYDDSGAIGRRYRRQDEIGTPYCVTVDYESLEEDTVTLRERDSTDQRRVSIDGLAETIEGLTEGDTTFDDL; via the coding sequence ATGAGCGAGGGCGAGCGGCTCACCGAACTCGCCAAGCGGCGGGGCTTCTACTTCCCCGCCGCGGAGGCCTACGGCGGTGCCGCCGGCTTCTGGACCTACGGCCCACAGGGCGCGGCGCTGAAGGACAACGTCGAGGAGGCCTGGCGCGACCGCTTCGTCGTCCGCGAGGGCCACCAGGAGATCTCCGCCCCGGACGTGATGCCCGAGCCCGTCTTCGAGGCGTCGGGCCACCTCGACACCTTCGACGACATGATAATCGAGTGCGGCGAGTGTGGCGCGACCCACCGCGCCGACCACGTCGTCGAGGACAACACCGACGTCGAGGAGGCCGAGTCCCTGCCCAACGAGGAGGTGATGGAGATCATCGCCGAGCACGACGTCGGCTGTCCCTCCTGTGGCGCGTCGCTGGCCGGCGAACCGGTGGACAACTTCAACCTCATGTTCGAGACGAACATCGGCCCGGGCACCTCCTCGCCGGGCTACCTGCGGCCCGAGACCGCACAGGGGATCTTCGTCGAGTTCCCGCAGCTCTCGGAGTACGCCCGCAACCAACTGCCCTTCGGCGTCGCCCAGATCGGGAAGGCCTACCGCAACGAGATCTCCCCGCGGAAGTCCCTCGTGCGCGTGCGCGAGTTCACACAGGCCGAGCTGGAGCACTTCGTCGACCCCGAGGACGACGAGCCGCCGCTGGCGGAGGTGGCCGACGTGACCCTGCCGCTGTACTCCGGCGAGGCCCAGCAGGCCGACGGGGAGGGAGTCCGGCACCTGACGGTCCGCGAGGCGGTCGACGAGGGCGTCGTCGCCAGCGACTGGGTCGCCTACTACCTGGGCGTCGCGAAGGGGTGGTACGAGCGGATCGGCGTCGACATGGACCGGTTCCGCTTCCGCCAGCACCTGCCGGGCGAACTCTCCCACTACGCCTCCGACTGCTGGGACGCCGAGAGCGAGGTCGACGGCGACTGGATCGAGGTGACGGGCTTTGCCTACCGGGGGAGCTACGACCTCGACAAGCACGCCGCCCACTCCGGCGAGGACTACACCGTCTTCAAGCAGTACGACGAGCCGGTCACCGTCGAGCGGCCGACCGTCGATCCGGACATGAGCTACCTCGGCCCGGAGTTCGGCGGCGCGGCCGGGGACGTGGCCGACGCGCTCGAAGCGCTGGCCGAGCGCGAGCCGGGAGCCTTCGACGCCAACGAGGTGACCGTCGAGGTCGACGGCGAGCCCTACACCGTCCCCGTCGAGCAGACGAACTTCGCCGTCGAGGAGGTCACCGAGAGCGGCGAGCACGTCCGGCCCCACGTCGTCGAACCCTCCTTCGGCGTCGGCCGGCTGGTCTACACCGTGCTCGCCCACGCCTACACCGTCGACGAGGTCGACGGCGAGGAGCGGACCTACCTCGACCTGCCGCCCGAGCAGGCCCCCACCACCGTCGGCGTCTTCCCGCTGATGGACAAGGACGGGCTGGACGACTACGCACGGGAGATCGCCGAGGCACTCCGGACGGCCGGCCACGCGGTCACCTACGACGACTCCGGTGCGATCGGCCGGCGCTACCGCCGGCAGGACGAGATCGGGACCCCCTACTGCGTGACCGTCGACTACGAGAGCTTGGAGGAGGACACGGTCACGCTCCGGGAGCGTGACTCGACCGACCAGCGACGGGTCTCCATCGACGGGCTGGCCGAGACCATCGAGGGCCTGACCGAGGGCGACACAACCTTCGACGACCTGTAA